In Mycobacterium sp. ITM-2016-00317, the genomic window CACCTCGACCACCGGAGTGTCATCCACCGGCACCTCGACCACCGGAGTGTCATCCACCGGTTCCTTGACGACCGGCGGCTCATCCACCGGCACCTCAACCACCGGAGTGTCATCCACCGGCACCTCGACCACCGGAGTGTCATCCACCGGCACCTCGACCACCGGAGTGTTATCCACCGGTTCCTTGACGACCGGCGGCTCATCCACCGGCACCTCAATCACCGGAGTCTCATCCACCGGCACCTCGACCACCGGACTGTCATCCACCGGCTCCTTGACGACCGGCGGCTCATCCACCGGCACCTCAACCACCGGAGTCTCATCCACTGGCACCTCGATCACCGGCACCTCGATCACCGGAGTGTCAGGCATTTCGGGGGCGACGATGACCACGTCCTTGTCCCCGGGATCCGTGATCACCACCTCCTTATCCCCGGGATCCGTGATCACGACCGACTCATCCGGGAGGATGTCGATCACGGTCACGGGATCCGGCTTGGCGTCGACCACACCGCTACCGAGGTCCCAATCCACATCGTCGACCACCGCGGCCGCGTCGTCGTCTGCTATTTCGATCCGCTCATGTCGACTTTCGTCCGCGTCCTTCACCGATGCGGTCTCGTCGGCGTCCTCGGATGCTTCGACGCGCGTACGCGTCGCCACGACAGCTTTGCCGTCGCCCAGGCTGGAGCTACCGCTCGACGCCGAGCGTGAACCGTTGTCGGCAGAGGAGGCGTCGCTGGTCGAACTGGCCGACGACGTCGCACCGGTGTCGGTGTCTGCCGACGCCTCACCGGCACCCATCGCCATCGCAGCGCCCATGCCGGCGGCGACAGCTCCTGCCCCGAGCCAGTGCGCCATCGATTCGGGCGCCCGGTGCGTCCTGCGGCCTCGCCGAGAGCGACGAGATTTCCGGTGACGCCCGTTCTCCGACATTTGCTTTGCTCCCTTGTCCGCCCCAATTCGACGCAAAGCATTGCACATCTTCTTGACGCGTACGCAAATTTCAATCGAACGCTGAAGTGTTCGCTCCGCACTCACACTGCAAAACCGCCACCTGGGCTGGCTATTCATATGCCCAGTACAAACGGACAGAGAGGGACCGCCAGAATGCCGATCCCGCAGCTAACGCGTTGCCAATCTGTTGCCGCAGCTTCTCCTATTGCTGTCGCTGCCGTCATGCGAATGTTTGCAAAGGCGAGCTATAACTAGCCGGATTGCGAAAGGTCGCAGTTTGCTGGGATGGCTGTCGCAAAAACCGGGAGCCGGTCAACCCTGCTCGGCGAGCCACCTCTCGGCGCGGCGCTTCGAGGCCCGCGACAGCCACGCGTCCTGGA contains:
- a CDS encoding Ig-like domain-containing protein, which translates into the protein MSAERTLQRSIEICVRVKKMCNALRRIGADKGAKQMSENGRHRKSRRSRRGRRTHRAPESMAHWLGAGAVAAGMGAAMAMGAGEASADTDTGATSSASSTSDASSADNGSRSASSGSSSLGDGKAVVATRTRVEASEDADETASVKDADESRHERIEIADDDAAAVVDDVDWDLGSGVVDAKPDPVTVIDILPDESVVITDPGDKEVVITDPGDKDVVIVAPEMPDTPVIEVPVIEVPVDETPVVEVPVDEPPVVKEPVDDSPVVEVPVDETPVIEVPVDEPPVVKEPVDNTPVVEVPVDDTPVVEVPVDDTPVVEVPVDEPPVVKEPVDDTPVVEVPVDDTPVVEVPVDEPPVTGSPQYPDAVTAPVTWRSMVSDVLRWVGLPVLSESSWIPAVVVPWPLNQLWMGLRRIEYHLFNHRPQARPQQLSQDIVTGVVIGSVNGTDGDGDKITYTLVDLPANGQVEFLADGTYRYTPTAAFAHAGGFDKFTVGVEDTVGNPWHIHGLAGWFGLSRPKTVTVTVSLNPATNGALSIPAPVGAGSSGVVSGALLGVDPTVTRPTTP